AGCTCCTCGCCCAGCACCGAGAATATGAAATCGGTGTGCGCCTCCGGGAGGTAGAACAGCTTCTGCTGCCCCTGCCCCAGCCCGCGGCCGAAGAGGCCTCCCTCGTTTATGGCCACGAACGACTGTATCATCTGAAACCCGGAGCCGTACTGATCGTCCCACGGGTTGAGGAACGCGAGTATCCTGCGGCGCCTGTACGCGGAGCCGGCGACCAGGGCGGCCGCGATCGGCACGACCGCAGCCACAAGGCCCAGCAGGTACGGGAGCCTCACCCCTGCCACGAACATCATGAACCATGTGATCGCAGCGATGGTGGCCGCCGCGCCGAAGTCCTTCTGGATCAGTATGCACATGGCGACCAGCGACATGAACATGATGTGCGGCAGGAACCCGACCCCGAAGCTCTTTATCTTCTGAGACTTCTTCTCGAGCGAATATGCGAGGAATATTATCATCGCTATCTTCGCCGCCTCCGAGGGCTGGAAGGCCAGCGGGCCCGCCGACACCCAGCGGGTCGCGCCGCCGATCGTCTTGCCGACACCGGGGATGAACACTGCGCCCACGAGCGCCAGAGCCGCGAGCAATATGGGGTACACGAACCTCCTGTAGCTCGCGTACGGGAAGCGGGTGGCCACAGCCATGCCGATGAATCCGACTGCGGCAAACGCGGCGGTCCT
This portion of the Pseudomonadota bacterium genome encodes:
- a CDS encoding FtsW/RodA/SpoVE family cell cycle protein codes for the protein MGDLDYQRVHLDSKLLFCVIMLVGIGITMNYSASAVLARERFGDSYFFLKRTAAFAAVGFIGMAVATRFPYASYRRFVYPILLAALALVGAVFIPGVGKTIGGATRWVSAGPLAFQPSEAAKIAMIIFLAYSLEKKSQKIKSFGVGFLPHIMFMSLVAMCILIQKDFGAAATIAAITWFMMFVAGVRLPYLLGLVAAVVPIAAALVAGSAYRRRRILAFLNPWDDQYGSGFQMIQSFVAINEGGLFGRGLGQGQQKLFYLPEAHTDFIFSVLGEEL